A genomic region of Gemmata massiliana contains the following coding sequences:
- the folK gene encoding 2-amino-4-hydroxy-6-hydroxymethyldihydropteridine diphosphokinase, whose translation MPLAYIALGSNLGDRWGTLSTTVQRLRAEPGLRVAARSGFYETAPVDCPPGAGEFLNAVVAVETDRSPHDLLQFLHQVEHQFGRIRTETNAPRTLDLDLVLYDGAVINTPELVVPHPRAHERAFVLVPLAEIAPDVVHPALKKTIRELAAAVPRDDVRVLSAPGRPPARELSGLRALVTGSTFGIGRAIATAFAEHGADVVLHGRGFIPPLDAEREDEMTAFGIGAEAVLRSYRDRGVRAAGIGEDLRVPGAAERLAARAWDAFDGLDILVCNAGADTLTGAAAKWSFDEKLDALLAIDLKATMHLSRDIGARMKERGRGCIITIGWDQAETGMEGDSGQLFAAVKGAVTCFTRSLALSLAPEVRVNCIAPGWIRTAWGETASPVWQNRVRDETPLEVWGLPEDIAITARWLASPAAAFITGQTIRVNGGAVRV comes from the coding sequence ATGCCACTCGCTTATATTGCTCTTGGTTCTAACCTCGGCGACCGCTGGGGTACACTCTCGACCACGGTTCAACGCCTTCGGGCCGAACCGGGCTTGCGCGTGGCCGCGCGGTCCGGGTTCTACGAAACGGCTCCGGTCGATTGTCCGCCCGGGGCCGGCGAGTTCCTGAACGCGGTCGTCGCCGTTGAGACGGACCGCTCCCCTCACGATCTGCTCCAGTTCCTGCACCAAGTCGAACACCAGTTCGGGCGCATTCGCACGGAAACGAACGCCCCGCGCACACTCGATCTCGATCTCGTCCTGTACGACGGCGCGGTTATCAACACCCCGGAGCTGGTCGTCCCGCATCCGCGGGCACACGAGCGCGCCTTCGTGCTCGTGCCGTTGGCTGAGATCGCTCCCGACGTCGTTCACCCGGCACTGAAGAAGACGATCCGAGAACTCGCAGCCGCGGTCCCACGCGACGACGTGCGCGTGCTGTCTGCACCGGGCCGGCCGCCTGCGCGCGAGTTGTCGGGTCTACGCGCGCTCGTCACTGGGTCCACGTTCGGTATCGGTCGAGCCATTGCGACCGCGTTCGCGGAGCACGGTGCCGACGTCGTGCTTCACGGGCGCGGGTTCATTCCGCCACTCGACGCCGAGCGCGAAGACGAGATGACCGCGTTCGGCATTGGCGCGGAGGCGGTCTTGCGCTCGTACCGCGACCGGGGTGTTCGCGCTGCGGGAATTGGAGAAGACCTGCGCGTACCGGGCGCCGCGGAGCGCTTAGCGGCTCGCGCGTGGGACGCCTTCGACGGTCTCGATATCCTCGTATGCAACGCGGGCGCGGACACACTGACCGGCGCCGCGGCGAAATGGTCCTTCGACGAGAAACTGGACGCGCTACTCGCCATTGATCTGAAAGCGACGATGCACCTCTCACGCGACATTGGCGCGCGAATGAAAGAGCGCGGGCGCGGGTGCATCATCACCATCGGTTGGGATCAGGCTGAAACGGGGATGGAGGGCGACAGCGGTCAACTGTTCGCGGCGGTGAAGGGGGCCGTGACGTGTTTTACGCGCAGCCTCGCGCTCTCGCTGGCCCCGGAAGTTCGTGTGAACTGTATCGCGCCGGGTTGGATTCGCACCGCGTGGGGGGAAACGGCTTCGCCGGTGTGGCAGAACCGTGTGCGAGATGAGACGCCGTTGGAAGTGTGGGGGTTGCCCGAGGATATTGCGATCACAGCCCGGTGGCTGGCGAGTCCGGCGGCCGCGTTCATCACCGGCCAAACGATTCGCGTCAATGGTGGGGCGGTAAGAGTGTGA
- a CDS encoding small basic protein, whose protein sequence is MSIDKSLKRKAGMSRQRCVLTRAERIAKMLENGKFGTDSSPYGLPKTRVQKVALKKKVKKEAAEGDAAPVAGKGGKK, encoded by the coding sequence ATGTCCATCGATAAGAGCCTGAAGCGCAAAGCCGGCATGTCTCGTCAACGGTGCGTCCTCACCCGCGCCGAGCGCATCGCGAAGATGCTGGAGAACGGCAAATTCGGGACGGACAGCAGCCCCTATGGGCTGCCGAAGACCCGCGTTCAGAAGGTCGCGCTGAAGAAGAAGGTCAAGAAGGAAGCGGCCGAAGGCGACGCGGCTCCCGTAGCCGGCAAGGGCGGGAAGAAGTAG
- a CDS encoding tetratricopeptide repeat protein, giving the protein MPRFCFKLVLALIALGTVAEGARAIYMRVETDKVPVGRLAKNLEEVVKKNPKDANAILNLARVHAMAYSLRSEDVPVDKKAPDSIWFGYESPFVPFRSVAKVDDKEKLKAAQEHLKTAIKLYEDAIKLAPDDLRAKLGHAWLLSQTDKNDDAIKALREVIDEGWKKDKDLKALGLGGHTITAEGAGYLIPLLDKEKDKDEIATLTERVSTLKKLPRPVTPIAVPLKDGLTAIDLEDRNASVAFDADGTGLQKKWTWISAHAAWLVHDPKRSGKITSALQMFGGVTFWLFWETGYDALASLDDNGDGVIADKELEGLSLWHDANGNGVCDPGEVKPLSEHGIVSLSCKFTRDPKHPDRIAYSKVGATFRDGATRPTFDLVLHPAKK; this is encoded by the coding sequence ATGCCACGGTTCTGCTTCAAACTCGTCCTCGCGCTAATTGCTCTCGGCACGGTCGCTGAGGGCGCGCGAGCGATTTATATGCGGGTCGAAACCGATAAAGTCCCGGTCGGGCGCCTCGCGAAGAACCTCGAAGAGGTCGTCAAGAAGAACCCGAAGGACGCGAACGCGATCCTGAACTTGGCTCGCGTTCATGCGATGGCCTATTCGCTGCGTTCCGAGGACGTGCCGGTCGACAAGAAGGCGCCCGATTCCATTTGGTTCGGGTACGAATCACCGTTTGTCCCGTTTCGCTCGGTTGCGAAGGTCGATGACAAGGAGAAGCTCAAGGCCGCTCAGGAGCATTTGAAGACCGCCATCAAGCTCTACGAGGACGCGATCAAACTGGCCCCGGACGACCTGCGTGCGAAGCTCGGGCACGCATGGCTGCTCTCGCAGACCGACAAGAATGACGACGCGATCAAGGCGCTGCGCGAGGTGATCGATGAGGGGTGGAAGAAGGACAAAGATTTGAAGGCACTCGGCCTCGGCGGGCACACGATCACGGCCGAGGGTGCCGGTTACCTGATCCCGCTTCTCGACAAAGAGAAAGACAAAGACGAGATCGCGACTCTGACCGAGCGCGTAAGCACGCTGAAGAAACTCCCGCGCCCAGTCACGCCGATCGCCGTGCCCCTGAAAGACGGACTCACCGCGATCGACCTCGAAGACCGGAACGCGAGTGTCGCGTTTGATGCGGATGGCACCGGCCTTCAGAAGAAGTGGACGTGGATCAGCGCGCACGCGGCGTGGCTCGTTCACGATCCGAAACGCAGCGGAAAAATCACTTCCGCGCTCCAGATGTTCGGGGGCGTCACGTTCTGGCTGTTCTGGGAAACGGGCTACGACGCGCTCGCTTCTCTCGACGACAACGGTGACGGAGTCATTGCCGATAAAGAGCTTGAAGGGCTGTCGCTGTGGCACGACGCGAACGGCAACGGCGTGTGCGATCCGGGCGAAGTGAAGCCGCTGTCCGAACACGGCATCGTGTCGCTGTCGTGCAAGTTCACCCGTGACCCGAAGCACCCGGACCGGATCGCGTACTCGAAAGTGGGTGCGACGTTCAGAGATGGCGCCACGCGCCCAACCTTCGACTTGGTGCTTCACCCCGCGAAGAAGTAA
- the dps gene encoding DNA starvation/stationary phase protection protein Dps encodes MSTTTKKAESGTTFFTRNDLAAETRTKSISLLNQHLADTFDLMSQTKFAHWNVKGADFIALHKLFDELAEGLEEHIDEIAERATALGGVALGTTRQAASSSRVPEFPSGTHKGLDVVAALAERFAALGKTTREAIDTADELGDKGTSDLFTQVSRDLDQSLYFLESHLQG; translated from the coding sequence ATGAGCACCACCACCAAGAAGGCCGAATCGGGTACGACTTTCTTCACACGCAATGACCTCGCGGCCGAAACCCGGACGAAGTCCATTTCGCTGCTGAACCAGCACCTCGCGGACACGTTCGACCTGATGTCGCAAACCAAGTTCGCGCACTGGAACGTGAAGGGAGCGGACTTCATCGCGCTGCACAAGTTATTCGACGAACTCGCGGAAGGGCTGGAAGAGCACATCGACGAAATCGCGGAACGTGCAACGGCCCTGGGTGGGGTCGCGCTGGGCACCACGCGACAGGCCGCGTCGTCGAGCCGCGTCCCGGAGTTCCCGTCCGGCACACACAAGGGGCTGGACGTCGTCGCGGCGCTGGCCGAACGGTTCGCGGCGCTCGGCAAAACGACCCGTGAAGCGATCGACACCGCGGACGAACTGGGTGACAAGGGAACGTCCGACCTGTTCACGCAGGTGTCACGCGACCTCGATCAGTCGCTCTACTTCCTCGAATCGCACTTGCAGGGCTAG
- a CDS encoding PQQ-binding-like beta-propeller repeat protein: protein MSRFLAALALAFVPALSLSAADWPQFLGLNRDNSTTEPVAPWEGTLKPVWTKPVGEAHSSPVVAGGVVYAFYQPKGKNADALAAFDAKTGDLKWEKSYDRPEFKPLFGNGPRGTPSVSGDKVFTYGGTGILASWDAKTGETDWKVDALKEFGAKNLFFGTSASPLVAGDKVIALVGGKGAGIVALDAKTGKTAWKATDDPSSYASPTVINEQIVALTGSHVRGVGLDGKPLWEVPFRDKLNESSTTPLSAGGLIFASSVTAGSITVKVTDNKAEKAWENKALTCYFSTPVVVGDYLYMVNGMASLTNASITLRCVELKTGKVAWEKKNVGKYHAAILRCGPAGKETLLMLDDNGFLSLFEANPKEFKELARSNVCGTTWAHPALVDGKLYLRDEKELFCFDLNGKK, encoded by the coding sequence ATGTCCCGCTTCCTCGCTGCTTTAGCGCTCGCTTTCGTGCCCGCGCTCTCGCTGAGCGCGGCCGACTGGCCGCAGTTCCTCGGGCTGAATCGTGACAACAGTACGACCGAACCGGTCGCGCCGTGGGAGGGCACCCTCAAGCCCGTGTGGACGAAGCCGGTCGGCGAGGCGCACAGCTCGCCCGTTGTTGCCGGCGGGGTCGTGTACGCCTTCTACCAGCCGAAGGGCAAGAACGCCGACGCGCTGGCCGCGTTCGATGCGAAGACCGGCGATCTGAAGTGGGAGAAGAGCTACGATCGCCCGGAGTTCAAGCCGCTGTTCGGGAACGGGCCGCGCGGCACGCCGTCGGTGAGCGGTGATAAGGTCTTCACCTACGGCGGGACCGGAATCCTCGCGTCCTGGGACGCGAAAACCGGAGAAACCGATTGGAAGGTGGACGCGCTCAAGGAGTTCGGCGCGAAGAACCTGTTCTTCGGCACGTCCGCGTCTCCGCTGGTCGCTGGAGATAAAGTGATTGCGCTCGTGGGCGGAAAGGGCGCTGGGATCGTTGCGCTCGATGCGAAGACCGGCAAGACCGCGTGGAAGGCCACTGACGACCCGTCGAGCTATGCCTCGCCGACCGTTATCAACGAGCAGATCGTCGCGCTGACCGGTTCGCACGTCCGCGGGGTGGGGTTGGACGGCAAGCCGCTCTGGGAAGTCCCATTCAGGGACAAGCTGAACGAGTCCTCTACCACGCCGCTCTCCGCTGGCGGGCTGATCTTCGCCAGTTCTGTGACGGCCGGGAGCATCACGGTCAAGGTGACCGACAACAAGGCCGAGAAAGCGTGGGAGAACAAGGCGCTCACCTGTTACTTCTCGACTCCGGTTGTGGTCGGCGATTACCTTTACATGGTGAACGGCATGGCCTCGCTGACGAACGCGAGCATCACCCTGCGGTGCGTCGAGCTGAAGACGGGCAAGGTCGCGTGGGAGAAGAAGAACGTCGGCAAGTACCACGCGGCGATCCTGCGGTGCGGCCCCGCGGGGAAGGAAACGCTCCTCATGCTCGACGACAACGGGTTCCTGTCGCTGTTCGAGGCGAACCCGAAAGAGTTCAAGGAACTCGCGCGCTCGAATGTATGTGGCACCACGTGGGCGCATCCGGCTCTCGTGGACGGTAAGCTGTACCTCCGCGACGAGAAGGAACTGTTCTGCTTCGACCTGAACGGGAAGAAGTGA
- a CDS encoding DUF1559 family PulG-like putative transporter — MPLSLSRGTRSRGFTLIELLVVIAIIAILIGLLLPAVQKVREAAARAQSQNNIKQTLLACHNGHDTTSYLPPVVSFWWSNPTNFTYSNSDATFYFSLLPYYEQGAISAGISNWGGSGLGQVGSTGKAAMSFPIKILTAPNDPSGGDGIFARGFNADWMWDPAKSAGGVDVALCSYACNFQVFGRPGQNANDPWDWQNTAGKSTLQGISDGTSNTIFVAEKRKACGPAGTPNNSNTFGTAWGHPADDRYWPTFARIPVSTGVPVDQRQFPVPQFAPTNANCDNYRAHGMSSGVIMVGLGDGSVRGVSSSITQATWSQAVQPRDGSVLSSNW; from the coding sequence ATGCCTCTCTCCCTCTCCCGTGGCACCCGCTCGCGCGGGTTCACACTCATTGAATTGTTGGTGGTGATCGCCATTATTGCGATCCTCATCGGTCTGCTACTCCCAGCCGTCCAGAAGGTCCGCGAAGCCGCGGCCCGGGCGCAGAGCCAGAACAACATCAAGCAAACGCTCCTCGCGTGCCACAACGGGCACGACACCACGAGCTACCTGCCGCCGGTCGTGTCGTTCTGGTGGAGCAACCCGACCAACTTCACGTACTCCAACAGCGACGCAACGTTCTACTTCTCCCTGCTCCCGTATTACGAGCAGGGCGCGATCTCCGCGGGCATCTCGAACTGGGGCGGCTCCGGTTTGGGTCAGGTCGGCAGCACCGGCAAAGCGGCGATGAGCTTCCCGATCAAGATCCTGACGGCCCCGAACGACCCGAGCGGCGGGGACGGCATCTTCGCCCGCGGGTTCAACGCGGACTGGATGTGGGATCCGGCGAAGAGCGCGGGCGGCGTGGACGTGGCCCTGTGCAGCTACGCCTGTAACTTCCAGGTATTTGGGCGCCCGGGCCAGAACGCCAACGACCCGTGGGACTGGCAGAATACGGCCGGTAAGAGCACACTCCAGGGTATCTCCGACGGTACCTCGAACACCATCTTCGTCGCCGAGAAGCGGAAGGCGTGCGGCCCGGCCGGGACACCGAACAACTCGAACACGTTCGGCACCGCGTGGGGGCACCCGGCCGACGACCGGTACTGGCCGACCTTCGCCCGCATCCCGGTCAGCACGGGCGTGCCGGTCGATCAGCGCCAGTTCCCGGTCCCACAGTTCGCCCCGACGAACGCGAACTGCGACAACTACCGCGCCCACGGCATGTCCTCGGGCGTGATTATGGTCGGGCTCGGCGACGGGAGCGTGCGCGGGGTCTCGTCGAGCATCACGCAAGCGACCTGGAGCCAAGCCGTCCAGCCGCGCGACGGCAGCGTACTGAGCAGCAACTGGTAA
- a CDS encoding YkgJ family cysteine cluster protein, translating to MSDAKQNRTPEPWFAEGLAFECTQCGDCCTGAPGFVWITDEELAALAEFLGQPIEEVRDLHTRKARGRRTIREKTNGDCVFFDRKKGCTVYRVRPAQCRTWPFWDSNLATPEDWKRTCEICPGSGRGEVIPVEEISRRLKVIRM from the coding sequence GTGAGTGACGCGAAGCAGAATCGCACGCCCGAACCCTGGTTCGCCGAGGGTCTGGCGTTCGAGTGTACCCAGTGCGGGGACTGCTGCACCGGTGCGCCCGGCTTCGTGTGGATAACGGACGAGGAACTCGCGGCGCTCGCCGAGTTTCTGGGGCAACCGATTGAGGAAGTGCGCGACCTGCACACTCGTAAAGCCCGCGGGCGCCGGACGATCCGCGAGAAGACCAACGGCGACTGCGTGTTCTTCGACCGCAAGAAGGGCTGCACCGTGTACCGCGTGCGCCCGGCGCAGTGTCGCACGTGGCCGTTCTGGGACAGCAATCTGGCAACGCCCGAAGACTGGAAACGCACCTGCGAAATCTGCCCCGGGTCGGGACGCGGCGAGGTGATCCCGGTCGAGGAGATTTCCCGGCGGCTGAAGGTCATCCGGATGTGA
- a CDS encoding beta-ketoacyl-ACP synthase III → MTQLLGVALRGTGSSLPARIVPNEEFTDVLNLDTSDEWIRSRTGIRERRFAGLGETSATLGTAAARLAVESAGLTPEDIDLIICATVTPDLMSPSTATLIQAGLGCRHIPAFDLSAACSGFLYALSVGAQFIRTGAAKHALVIGAEVLSRILDFTDRNSCILFGDGAGAVVLSGTPVLNAGVRTIRLYSDGSRQELIQVPSRVTPNPPPGPPQLQRLDHMRLSGREVFRFAVTRMVELIEQAETDLRELGLNGIDALIPHQVNQRIIDSALETTGFPRHKVMVNLDKYGNTSAASVPIALDEALRTGRCKPGDTVLLVAFGGGLTWSSAIITL, encoded by the coding sequence ATGACGCAACTACTTGGTGTAGCTCTCCGCGGGACGGGTAGCTCGTTGCCCGCGCGCATCGTCCCGAACGAAGAGTTCACCGACGTTCTGAACCTGGACACGTCGGACGAATGGATTCGGAGCCGGACCGGAATTCGCGAGCGCCGGTTCGCGGGTTTGGGCGAAACGTCCGCCACACTGGGAACCGCCGCGGCGCGCCTGGCGGTCGAGTCCGCCGGGCTGACGCCCGAAGACATTGATCTCATCATCTGTGCGACCGTAACACCAGACCTGATGTCGCCCTCCACGGCCACTCTCATTCAGGCCGGACTCGGGTGCCGGCACATTCCGGCGTTCGACTTGTCCGCCGCGTGCTCGGGGTTCCTCTACGCACTGTCGGTCGGAGCGCAGTTCATTCGAACCGGTGCGGCGAAGCACGCGCTCGTGATCGGGGCCGAGGTGCTCTCGCGCATCCTGGATTTCACCGACCGCAACTCGTGCATCCTGTTCGGCGACGGGGCCGGGGCCGTGGTACTTAGCGGCACCCCGGTGCTGAACGCGGGCGTCCGCACGATCCGGCTCTATTCCGACGGCTCGCGCCAGGAACTGATCCAGGTGCCCAGCCGCGTGACGCCGAACCCGCCGCCCGGTCCGCCGCAACTCCAGCGCCTCGACCACATGCGGTTGAGCGGGCGCGAGGTGTTCCGGTTCGCGGTCACGCGGATGGTGGAACTGATCGAGCAAGCGGAAACGGACCTGCGCGAACTCGGGCTGAACGGGATCGACGCGCTGATCCCGCACCAGGTGAACCAGCGGATCATCGATTCGGCACTGGAGACGACCGGGTTCCCGCGGCACAAGGTCATGGTGAATTTGGACAAGTACGGGAACACGTCTGCCGCGAGCGTGCCAATTGCTCTCGACGAAGCACTCCGCACCGGGCGCTGTAAGCCCGGCGACACGGTGCTGCTCGTCGCGTTCGGCGGCGGCCTGACGTGGAGCAGCGCGATCATCACGCTGTGA
- a CDS encoding spermidine synthase yields the protein MLAVLYATTLFVGAALLFLVQPLVGKLLLPLVGGTPGVWNTCMVFFQIVLLAGYLYAHRSTGKFGVRRQAVFHLLLLAAVIASFKAAIAYTGSPVAVVPSMLPDDQDSLLLMVARLGIVVGISIGVPFFVLSTTSPLLQRWFATTGHPAAKDPYFLYAASNAGSLLGLLAYPLLIEPRLALQDQQWVFAGGVLGYVALVVACALTVIRNGERTAPSTELQKDVPEALGSELAPPMSVFPISARRIGRWVVLATLPSSLLLGVTTHISTDLAPVPLLWVAPLALYLMSFILVFARWPDGVHRVVGRVTPMLLLFVVLTLLLNAAEPLALVVLLHMAAFFGVCLVCHGELAKDRPPAEYLTAFYFWLSFGGVLGGLFNALIAPLLFSSLGMVEYPLALVLAGAVRPHDDEQEGKLRVADVVLVLVLLGLSVGLVLTVQQFLKMPVEQSTPDAVAQRLLRGGLMFGIPGVAAFALIRKPARYALALAAILLAGAFDTGLFGETLHKERNFFGVIRVTRDGKFIKLIHGTTLHGQQRADESGPPRPMTYYHQKGPVGNLFDALPRERVNNVAVVGLGTGAVASYAQPDQKWTFYEIDPAVVRIANDKQYFRFLTDCRGDWKVTLGDARRHLNRAQDGEFDVIILDGFCSDAIPVHLLTREAIALYVSKLAPNGIIALHVSNAHLDLPPLIRRLADDHSPSLVTRYCHDVPLDNEREDGKTESQWMLLARSESDLAPVLNFNKTHAKKSFIQWDQVPWEDGPIWRDDFANLLRVWKRRGQE from the coding sequence TTGCTCGCAGTCCTGTACGCGACGACTCTGTTCGTGGGGGCAGCTCTGCTGTTCCTCGTGCAACCGCTCGTCGGCAAATTACTCCTACCGCTCGTCGGGGGTACGCCCGGGGTGTGGAACACCTGCATGGTGTTCTTCCAGATCGTACTCCTCGCCGGTTACCTCTACGCGCACCGTAGCACCGGGAAGTTCGGCGTCCGCCGACAAGCGGTGTTTCACCTGCTGTTGCTCGCAGCAGTCATTGCGTCGTTCAAGGCGGCGATCGCTTACACGGGTTCGCCGGTCGCGGTCGTTCCCTCCATGTTACCGGACGACCAGGACTCGCTACTCCTGATGGTCGCGCGGCTCGGTATCGTCGTCGGAATTTCCATCGGCGTGCCGTTCTTCGTGCTGTCCACCACATCCCCGCTGCTCCAGCGGTGGTTCGCCACGACCGGCCACCCGGCCGCCAAAGACCCCTACTTCCTCTACGCGGCGAGTAACGCGGGCAGCCTGCTCGGGTTGCTCGCGTACCCGCTCCTGATCGAACCGCGGCTCGCGCTACAGGACCAACAGTGGGTGTTCGCGGGCGGTGTACTCGGGTACGTGGCTCTGGTCGTGGCGTGCGCGCTCACCGTTATCAGGAACGGGGAACGCACGGCCCCGAGCACGGAACTCCAAAAGGACGTGCCGGAGGCTCTGGGATCGGAACTCGCTCCCCCCATGTCCGTGTTTCCCATTTCGGCTCGAAGAATCGGGCGCTGGGTCGTTCTTGCCACGCTGCCGTCGAGTTTGTTGCTCGGGGTGACCACGCACATTTCGACCGATCTCGCGCCGGTCCCGCTCTTGTGGGTGGCGCCGCTGGCGCTGTACCTCATGAGCTTCATCCTAGTGTTCGCCCGGTGGCCGGACGGCGTACACCGCGTCGTCGGTCGGGTGACCCCGATGCTGCTCCTGTTCGTCGTGCTCACGCTCTTGCTGAACGCGGCCGAGCCGCTGGCCCTGGTCGTGCTGCTGCACATGGCGGCGTTCTTCGGCGTCTGTCTCGTGTGCCACGGCGAACTGGCCAAGGATCGCCCGCCCGCCGAGTACCTCACCGCGTTCTATTTCTGGCTCTCGTTCGGGGGCGTCCTGGGCGGGCTGTTTAACGCCCTGATCGCGCCGCTCCTGTTTTCGTCGCTCGGAATGGTGGAGTACCCACTGGCTCTCGTGCTGGCCGGGGCCGTCCGCCCGCACGACGACGAACAGGAAGGGAAGCTGCGTGTCGCCGACGTCGTGCTGGTGCTGGTGCTGCTCGGCCTTTCGGTCGGGTTGGTGCTCACGGTACAGCAGTTCTTGAAGATGCCCGTCGAGCAGAGCACGCCCGACGCCGTCGCCCAGCGCCTGCTCCGTGGGGGGCTGATGTTCGGGATTCCGGGCGTCGCCGCATTCGCGCTGATCCGCAAACCGGCCCGGTACGCCCTCGCGCTCGCGGCGATTCTGCTCGCGGGCGCCTTCGACACGGGGCTGTTCGGCGAGACGCTTCACAAGGAGCGGAACTTCTTCGGCGTGATCCGCGTGACGCGCGACGGAAAGTTCATCAAGTTAATTCACGGCACCACACTTCACGGGCAACAGCGTGCGGACGAATCCGGCCCGCCGCGCCCGATGACGTACTACCACCAAAAGGGGCCGGTCGGGAACCTGTTCGACGCACTGCCCCGGGAGCGGGTGAATAACGTCGCGGTGGTGGGCTTGGGAACCGGTGCCGTCGCTTCGTATGCACAACCCGATCAGAAGTGGACCTTTTACGAAATCGACCCTGCGGTCGTGCGCATTGCCAACGACAAGCAATACTTCCGGTTCCTAACGGATTGCCGTGGGGATTGGAAAGTGACCCTCGGCGATGCCCGCCGGCACCTGAACCGTGCCCAAGACGGCGAGTTCGACGTCATCATCCTCGACGGCTTCTGTTCCGACGCGATCCCCGTTCACCTGCTCACGCGCGAGGCCATCGCACTGTACGTCTCGAAGCTCGCGCCCAACGGGATCATCGCACTCCACGTGTCAAACGCTCACCTGGACCTGCCGCCCCTCATCCGTCGGTTGGCCGACGACCACAGCCCGTCACTGGTCACCCGCTACTGCCACGACGTGCCACTCGATAACGAGCGCGAAGACGGCAAGACCGAGTCACAGTGGATGCTGCTGGCGCGCTCGGAAAGCGACCTCGCACCGGTTCTCAACTTCAACAAAACTCATGCCAAGAAATCGTTCATTCAGTGGGACCAAGTACCGTGGGAAGACGGCCCCATCTGGCGCGACGACTTTGCGAACCTGCTCCGCGTGTGGAAACGACGCGGACAGGAATAA